CACAAAAGGGGAACTCTTGTTTGCATTGATGGCACATTTGCGACACCTATGAATCAGAAAGCCCTTGCTCTTGGTGCTGATCTTGTCGTGCACTCTGCTACAAAGTACATTGGAGGACACAATGATGTGAGTATTAAGTGTTCCATGtattgtaaaacatcaaaaGACCGTTCATTGGCTGTGTAGTTATTAACAAAGATTGTTACACCCTGGCTTAGGTTCTTGGTGGATGCATCTGCGGTCCACTTGAGTTGGTTTCAGAAATCCGCAATCTGCATCATGTGTTGGGAGGCACACTTAACCCGGTAAATTACTTGACCGTCtcatgaatctctctctcttatgaCGCCTTTAATTATTTCATGAATTCTCACAAAAAGTTTGTTAACAGAACGCTGCGTACCTACTCATCCGAGGCATGAAGACAATGCATCTTCGTGTACAGCAACAGAACTCGACTGCTTTTAGAATGGCCGAAATTTTAGAGGCACATCCTAAGGTATGCGATATCTCTTGAGTATGCTTTTTTGAGTAAAATTTACTGAAACAACACTGTAACGATCAGTGCATTTTGATTTGCAGGTGAGTCATGTATACTATCCAGGTCTTCCAAGTCATCCCGAACATGAACTCGCCAAGCGACAAATGAGTGGTTTTGGAGGTGTGGTCAGTTTCGAGGTAAAGATCAATCACCAacctaatctctctctttctctactcAAGCAAGTTTCAGCATCTATTTTTAGAGTAAAAATGATCCTGAAAACCGTGATTATCTTGATTGAGTAGATTGATGGAGACATTGAAAGGACAATCAAGTTTGTGGATGCTCTCAAGATACCTTACATTGCACCATCTTTCGGTGGCTGCGAAAGCATCGTGGACCAACCTGCCATCATGTCCTACTGGTATGTTATAAGCTTCTCAGTTGACAAACTCATCAAATCACCGATTTGTAGTTTGACTAATTAATTTGTACGGTTTAATTTATAGGGATCTGACGCAAGAGGAGAGGATGAAGTATGGAATCAAAGATAACTTGGTTCGTTTCAGCTTTGGAGttgaagactttgaagatgTCAAAGCTGACGTCCTTCAAGCTCTCGAAGCCATCTGAAAATGAGATATCACCCTGAAATGCCGTCgtttctttgtctttgttttctctcttgctGTTTCAGTCACCTTAATAATGTCTTTGAACTATTGTTCCGCGACATTTACTGTTTCGTTGAAATAATCtcgtattattattgttgttatgTTGGTCATACTGATAACAAATCCCATATAATACGTCTGTTCAAGAAAGATTTAGAGGTTAAATTGGCTAAGAGTGTCAATGTGAACGACCAATGTGACCATTGCGTTGTGGTGAGAACACGTTGTGTTCGGATCCTCAAGGTCTTGGGTTCGAACATTGGTCATAACCCTCTCGCTCCTGCTTCTCACTCTCTTTGTTTCAATCAACATTAAAGGCATTCCTAAATGcctcgtttttttttccttcattttcACGATTGGCCTTTATACAGTAGTTTTAAAGTTGTAACCATTTAAAAAATTGTACAGAGGAACCAACCGGCTAAGCCATATGTTGAGGAGCACGAACAGGACcacataaaagtataaaatgtTTAGTTTATGGGTACTAATTAGTGATGTAAGTAGACTAGTGGTCAATGATGCATTATTGATGCATCATATAATAATTGAGTTCAAGGGTTCAAATCCCCAACTGAACACGCCACTGAGCACGAATACAGTATTTAACATTTCATAACAAATCTCGTCCCTTTAAGATGAACTCTTAACCTTGGTTCACTTATAAAACGAGCTTAGGAACTCTTAATGGGCACTTTTTGAGGCCCATTAACCTAACGTAATTGTATTTGTACTTTCTTTATCTGAATCTGatagtatttaattaaaaaactaaatttgtaatttattagtTTAACTACGCAAATCCATGTGTTGCCTCTCTGACCCAGTAGTAGTAAGTAAcctttaaataatcaatattgaTTCTTTTTTGAATCCCAAcgcaaaaattaaagaaaaaaaaaaaaaaaatccaatttggAGGAACCGAGAACTCTGTATCATGTCGGTACAAGGGACTTATCGAATGTGATGAATGGTCAGAGCTCAGAGAAATCACCGCCTCACCTGAATCGCGCCAAAGGTTCGATCTTTTCTCCTGGTTTTTTCCCTGCCTCAgagctctttttctttttttcttttttttttgattgaaaaaGCATCTGCCTTTTGGAAGAATCGACTCTTGATATGTGTCTAATGATCCATATTAGAAAACGTTTATTAGCTTGAAGATTTCATTGATTGGTATGGGTTCTACTATTCCGGTTTAGCCTACTCTCCAGTCTCCATGCTCTTTACAACTATTAAATTCGCGTATCTTGTTTGTCAATTTTCACATATTTGCTGAGGTCTTGCGATGATTAATGATCTATATATTGTGTTTGATTTCACTCTGCATTGCAAATGAGTCATATTGTTTAACTCCCTCCTAACGCTCAACTCATATTCGTTGGCAGCAGTGCTAGGTTGAAACCAATCCCTTTTGTTGCGTTAGGAGGGCACAATTTGGAGTTATGCTTCTCTCAGCACTTTTAACTTCAGTTGGAATCAATCTTGGgctctgttttctgtttttcaCTTTGTATTCAATTTTGAGAAAACAGCCTGCCAATGTCACTGTATACGGTCCCCGGCTTGTTAAAGACGGGAACTCTCAGCAGTCAAATGCGTTCAACCTCGAGAGGCTTTTGCCTACAGCAGGTTGGGTCAAAAGAGCACTGGAACCTACCAATGATGAAATCCTTTCCAATCTTGGCTTAGATGCTTTGGTCTTCGTTCGTGTTTTTGTCTTCAGGTGATTTGATTCATCCAGAATCTGctttaaagtttgatttttttttttctcttgacaAAATGATTTGAAACTTCAACGCATTTTCTTGACAGTATAAGAGTGTTTAGCTTTGCTTCTGTGGTTGGAATCTTCATACTTCTTCCGGTTAATTATATGGGCACCGAGTTTGAAGAGTTTTTTGACCTGCCAAAGAAGTCTATGGATAACTTCAGCATTTCTAATGTCAACGATGGATCAAATAAGTAAGAAATCAAAGCTATGCCTAAACAAAAGTATCCTGTTTTATTATTATCCTTGACTAATTTCTTATGCTTGTATGTGTTTTTGCTTCAGGCTGTGGATCCACTTTTGCGCAATATACATCTTCACTGCAGTTGTTTGCTCTCTACTTTACCATGTAAGaagccttttgttttttttttccctttcattCAACTTATTTGCTTCTCTATCTTGtgaatagaaaatattttttaaactaaatttgCAGGAGCACCAGTACATCTCATCAAAGCGGATAGCTCATCTTTATTCATCCAAGCCTCAGCCACATGAATTTACGGTTCTGGTCAGTGGCGTCCCTCTTGTGTCCGGGAACAGTATAAGTGAGACAGTGGAAAACTTTTTCAGGGAATATCNGTTATGTTGGTCATACTGATAACAAATCCCATATAATACGTCTGTTCAAGAAAGATTTAGAGGTTAAATTGGCTAAGAGTGTCAATGTGAACGACCAATGTGACCATTGCGTTGTGGTGAGAACACGTTGTGTTCGGATCCTCAAGGTCTTGGGTTCGAACATTGGTCATAACCCTCTCGCTCCTGCTTCTCACTCTCTTTGTTTCAATCAACATTAAAGGCATTCCTAAATGcctcgtttttttttccttcattttcACGATTGGCCTTTATACAGTAGTTTTAAAGTTGTAACCATTTAAAAAATTGTACAGAGGAACCAACCGGCTAAGCCATATGTTGAGGAGCACGAACAGGACcacataaaagtataaaatgtTTAGTTTATGGGTACTAATTAGTGATGTAAGTAGACTAGTGGTCAATGATGCATTATTGATGCATCATATAATAATTGAGTTCAAGGGTTCAAATCCCCAACTGAACACGCCACTGAGCACGAATACAGTATTTAACATTTCATAACAAATCTCGTCCCTTTAAGATGAACTCTTAACCTTGGTTCACTTATAAAACGAGCTTAGGAACTCTTAATGGGCACTTTTTGAGGCCCATTAACCTAACGTAATTGTATTTGTACTTTCTTTATCTGAATCTGatagtatttaattaaaaaactaaatttgtaatttattagtTTAACTACGCAAATCCATGTGTTGCCTCTCTGACCCAGTAGTAGTAAGTAAcctttaaataatcaatattgaTTCTTTTTTGAATCCCAAcgcaaaaattaaagaaaaaaaaaaaaaaaatccaatttggAGGAACCGAGAACTCTGTATCATGTCGGTACAAGGGACTTATCGAATGTGATGAATGGTCAGAGCTCAGAGAAATCACCGCCTCACCTGAATCGCGCCAAAGGTTCGATCTTTTCTCCTGGTTTTTTCCCTGCCTCAgagctctttttctttttttcttttttttttgattgaaaaaGCATCTGCCTTTTGGAAGAATCGACTCTTGATATGTGTCTAATGATCCATATTAGAAAACGTTTATTAGCTTGAAGATTTCATTGATTGGTATGGGTTCTACTATTCCGGTTTAGCCTACTCTCCAGTCTCCATGCTCTTTACAACTATTAAATTCGCGTATCTTGTTTGTCAATTTTCACATATTTGCTGAGGTCTTGCGATGATTAATGATCTATATATTGTGTTTGATTTCACTCTGCATTGCAAATGAGTCATATTGTTTAACTCCCTCCTAACGCTCAACTCATATTCGTTGGCAGCAGTGCTAGGTTGAAACCAATCCCTTTTGTTGCGTTAGGAGGGCACAATTTGGAGTTATGCTTCTCTCAGCACTTTTAACTTCAGTTGGAATCAATCTTGGgctctgttttctgtttttcaCTTTGTATTCAATTTTGAGAAAACAGCCTGCCAATGTCACTGTATACGGTCCCCGGCTTGTTAAAGACGGGAACTCTCAGCAGTCAAATGCGTTCAACCTCGAGAGGCTTTTGCCTACAGCAGGTTGGGTCAAAAGAGCACTGGAACCTACCAATGATGAAATCCTTTCCAATCTTGGCTTAGATGCTTTGGTCTTCGTTCGTGTTTTTGTCTTCAGGTGATTTGATTCATCCAGAATCTGctttaaagtttgatttttttttttctcttgacaAAATGATTTGAAACTTCAACGCATTTTCTTGACAGTATAAGAGTGTTTAGCTTTGCTTCTGTGGTTGGAATCTTCATACTTCTTCCGGTTAATTATATGGGCACCGAGTTTGAAGAGTTTTTTGACCTGCCAAAGAAGTCTATGGATAACTTCAGCATTTCTAATGTCAACGATGGATCAAATAAGTAAGAAATCAAAGCTATGCCTAAACAAAAGTATCCTGTTTTATTATTATCCTTGACTAATTTCTTATGCTTGTATGTGTTTTTGCTTCAGGCTGTGGATCCACTTTTGCGCAATATACATCTTCACTGCAGTTGTTTGCTCTCTACTTTACCATGTAAGaagccttttgttttttttttccctttcattCAACTTATTTGCTTCTCTATCTTGtgaatagaaaatattttttaaactaaatttgCAGGAGCACCAGTACATCTCATCAAAGCGGATAGCTCATCTTTATTCATCCAAGCCTCAGCCACATGAATTTACGGTTCTGGTCAGTGGCGTCCCTCTTGTGTCCGGGAACAGTATAAGTGAGACAGTGGAAAACTTTTTCAGGGAATATCATTCTTCCACGTATCTTTCTCATATAGTTGTTCATCGGACAGACAAGTTAAAAGTTCTCATGGTAAGCTTTTCTCCCCCGTGTAAGGATTCTATATTATCTTACCTATTTGATATATCtggaattcatatattttgttactaTGGGTAGAATGATGCTGAGAAGCTGTACAAGAAGCTTACTCGAGTAAAATCCGGAAGCATATCTCGTAGGCGTGATGGGTTTCTAGGGATGTTTGGGAAGAATGTTGATGTGGTTGACCATTACCAAAAGAAGCTTGACAAGTTAGAAGACGACATGAGATTGAAACAGTCTTTATTAGCAGGAGAGGTGAGGATTTTGCTTTATGTGACGATTGCATTCTTGAACATATTCATAattcattccttttttttttgcaaaacccTTTAGGAAGTTCCAGCTGCTTTCGTTTCCTTTAGGACAAGACATGGTGCTGCAATAGCAACAAACATTCAGCAAGGTCTAGATCCAACACAATGGCTGACTGAGAGAGCCCCGGAGCCTAGTGATGTTCATTGGCCATTTTTCACTGCATCGTTTGTGAGAAGATGGATCTCCAATGTGGTGGTGCTCGTGGCTTTCGTAACTCTGTTAATCCTATACATTGTCCCTGTTGTAGTGGTTCANAACTGAACACGCCACTGAGCACGAATACAGTATTTAACATTTCATAACAAATCTCGTCCCTTTAAGATGAACTCTTAACCTTGGTTCACTTATAAAACGAGCTTAGGAACTCTTAATGGGCACTTTTTGAGGCCCATTAACCTAACGTAATTGTATTTGTACTTTCTTTATCTGAATCTGatagtatttaattaaaaaactaaatttgtaatttattagtTTAACTACGCAAATCCATGTGTTGCCTCTCTGACCCAGTAGTAGTAAGTAAcctttaaataatcaatattgaTTCTTTTTTGAATCCCAAcgcaaaaattaaagaaaaaaaaaaaaaaaatccaatttggAGGAACCGAGAACTCTGTATCATGTCGGTACAAGGGACTTATCGAATGTGATGAATGGTCAGAGCTCAGAGAAATCACCGCCTCACCTGAATCGCGCCAAAGGTTCGATCTTTTCTCCTGGTTTTTTCCCTGCCTCAgagctctttttctttttttcttttttttttgattgaaaaaGCATCTGCCTTTTGGAAGAATCGACTCTTGATATGTGTCTAATGATCCATATTAGAAAACGTTTATTAGCTTGAAGATTTCATTGATTGGTATGGGTTCTACTATTCCGGTTTAGCCTACTCTCCAGTCTCCATGCTCTTTACAACTATTAAATTCGCGTATCTTGTTTGTCAATTTTCACATATTTGCTGAGGTCTTGCGATGATTAATGATCTATATATTGTGTTTGATTTCACTCTGCATTGCAAATGAGTCATATTGTTTAACTCCCTCCTAACGCTCAACTCATATTCGTTGGCAGCAGTGCTAGGTTGAAACCAATCCCTTTTGTTGCGTTAGGAGGGCACAATTTGGAGTTATGCTTCTCTCAGCACTTTTAACTTCAGTTGGAATCAATCTTGGgctctgttttctgtttttcaCTTTGTATTCAATTTTGAGAAAACAGCCTGCCAATGTCACTGTATACGGTCCCCGGCTTGTTAAAGACGGGAACTCTCAGCAGTCAAATGCGTTCAACCTCGAGAGGCTTTTGCCTACAGCAGGTTGGGTCAAAAGAGCACTGGAACCTACCAATGATGAAATCCTTTCCAATCTTGGCTTAGATGCTTTGGTCTTCGTTCGTGTTTTTGTCTTCAGGTGATTTGATTCATCCAGAATCTGctttaaagtttgatttttttttttctcttgacaAAATGATTTGAAACTTCAACGCATTTTCTTGACAGTATAAGAGTGTTTAGCTTTGCTTCTGTGGTTGGAATCTTCATACTTCTTCCGGTTAATTATATGGGCACCGAGTTTGAAGAGTTTTTTGACCTGCCAAAGAAGTCTATGGATAACTTCAGCATTTCTAATGTCAACGATGGATCAAATAAGTAAGAAATCAAAGCTATGCCTAAACAAAAGTATCCTGTTTTATTATTATCCTTGACTAATTTCTTATGCTTGTATGTGTTTTTGCTTCAGGCTGTGGATCCACTTTTGCGCAATATACATCTTCACTGCAGTTGTTTGCTCTCTACTTTACCATGTAAGaagccttttgttttttttttccctttcattCAACTTATTTGCTTCTCTATCTTGtgaatagaaaatattttttaaactaaatttgCAGGAGCACCAGTACATCTCATCAAAGCGGATAGCTCATCTTTATTCATCCAAGCCTCAGCCACATGAATTTACGGTTCTGGTCAGTGGCGTCCCTCTTGTGTCCGGGAACAGTATAAGTGAGACAGTGGAAAACTTTTTCAGGGAATATCATTCTTCCACGTATCTTTCTCATATAGTTGTTCATCGGACAGACAAGTTAAAAGTTCTCATGGTAAGCTTTTCTCCCCCGTGTAAGGATTCTATATTATCTTACCTATTTGATATATCtggaattcatatattttgttactaTGGGTAGAATGATGCTGAGAAGCTGTACAAGAAGCTTACTCGAGTAAAATCCGGAAGCATATCTCGTAGGCGTGATGGGTTTCTAGGGATGTTTGGGAAGAATGTTGATGTGGTTGACCATTACCAAAAGAAGCTTGACAAGTTAGAAGACGACATGAGATTGAAACAGTCTTTATTAGCAGGAGAGGTGAGGATTTTGCTTTATGTGACGATTGCATTCTTGAACATATTCATAattcattccttttttttttgcaaaacccTTTAGGAAGTTCCAGCTGCTTTCGTTTCCTTTAGGACAAGACATGGTGCTGCAATAGCAACAAACATTCAGCAAGGTCTAGATCCAACACAATGGCTGACTGAGAGAGCCCCGGAGCCTAGTGATGTTCATTGGCCATTTTTCACTGCATCGTTTGTGAGAAGATGGATCTCCAATGTGGTGGTGCTCGTGGCTTTCGTAACTCTGTTAATCCTATACATTGTCCCTGTTGTAGTGGTTCAAGGTCTTGCTAATCTTCACCAGTTAGAGACTTGGTTCCCTTTTCTAACAGGCTTATTAAATATGTAAGTAAAGCCCTAATTAGATAAAAGATGGTTTCTTTGTTTCAGTTGAACCAACTACAAaaagctttttttcttcttatgattGCAGGAAAATCGTGAGCACAGTGATTACGGGATATCTTCCGAGTCTAATTTTCCAGCTTTTCCTTTTGACAGTACCACCCATTATGCTTCTACTTTCCTCAATGCAAGGATTCAATTCTCATAGCCAGATCGAGAAATCTGCATGTATCAAGCTTCTAATCTTTACCGTGTGGAACagtttttttacaaatgtaCTGTCCGGATCTGCTCTTTATCGTGTTAATGTGTTCCTTGAACCTAAGACTATTCCTCGTGTGCTTGCTGCAGCTGTGCCAGCACAGGTAATGAACACAAAACCCAGTTTTGAggtttccacaattttttttttttcagaccaTGAGTTATGTTTAATCATTGGTGCAGGCATCTTTCTTTGTATCTTATGTTGTGACATCTGGATGGACTGGTTTATCATCAGAAGTCCTACGTTTGGTTCCTCTTCTTtggaatttaataaataaactttTCGGCAAGGAAGATGACAAAGAATTTGAAGTTccttcaactcctttctgccaAGAAATCCCAAAGATTCTATTTTTTGGACTTCTCGGTATAACTTACTTCTTCCTTTCGCCATTGATACTGCCGTTCTTGTTGGGTTACTATTGTCTTGGATATGTCATCTACCGCAACCAGGTAACTGAACCAATCTTACTCTTCAGCATTTTTATGTAGGgagtttattataatataatatctaaGATGATTCCAATTGGATGTTTGTGGACAATGCTNTGGGAACTCTCAGCAGTCAAATGCGTTCAACCTCGAGAGGCTTTTGCCTACAGCAGGTTGGGTCAAAAGAGCACTGGAACCTACCAATGATGAAATCCTTTCCAATCTTGGCTTAGATGCTTTGGTCTTCGTTCGTGTTTTTGTCTTCAGGTGATTTGATTCATCCAGAATCTGctttaaagtttgatttttttttttctcttgacaAAATGATTTGAAACTTCAACGCATTTTCTTGACAGTATAAGAGTGTTTAGCTTTGCTTCTGTGGTTGGAATCTTCATACTTCTTCCGGTTAATTATATGGGCACCGAGTTTGAAGAGTTTTTTGACCTGCCAAAGAAGTCTATGGATAACTTCAGCATTTCTAATGTCAACGATGGATCAAATAAGTAAGAAATCAAAGCTATGCCTAAACAAAAGTATCCTGTTTTATTATTATCCTTGACTAATTTCTTATGCTTGTATGTGTTTTTGCTTCAGGCTGTGGATCCACTTTTGCGCAATATACATCTTCACTGCAGTTGTTTGCTCTCTACTTTACCATGTAAGaagccttttgttttttttttccctttcattCAACTTATTTGCTTCTCTATCTTGtgaatagaaaatattttttaaactaaatttgCAGGAGCACCAGTACATCTCATCAAAGCGGATAGCTCATCTTTATTCATCCAAGCCTCAGCCACATGAATTTACGGTTCTGGTCAGTGGCGTCCCTCTTGTGTCCGGGAACAGTATAAGTGAGACAGTGGAAAACTTTTTCAGGGAATATCATTCTTCCACGTATCTTTCTCATATAGTTGTTCATCGGACAGACAAGTTAAAAGTTCTCATGGTAAGCTTTTCTCCCCCGTGTAAGGATTCTATATTATCTTACCTATTTGATATATCtggaattcatatattttgttactaTGGGTAGAATGATG
The Camelina sativa cultivar DH55 chromosome 15, Cs, whole genome shotgun sequence DNA segment above includes these coding regions:
- the LOC104744257 gene encoding CSC1-like protein HYP1 is translated as MLLSALLTSVGINLGLCFLFFTLYSILRKQPANVTVYGPRLVKDGNSQQSNAFNLERLLPTAGWVKRALEPTNDEILSNLGLDALVFVRVFVFSIRVFSFASVVGIFILLPVNYMGTEFEEFFDLPKKSMDNFSISNVNDGSNKLWIHFCAIYIFTAVVCSLLYHEHQYISSKRIAHLYSSKPQPHEFTVLVSGVPLVSGNSISETVENFFREYHSSTYLSHIVVHRTDKLKVLMNDAEKLYKKLTRVKSGSISRRRDGFLGMFGKNVDVVDHYQKKLDKLEDDMRLKQSLLAGEEVPAAFVSFRTRHGAAIATNIQQGLDPTQWLTERAPEPSDVHWPFFTASFVRRWISNVVVLVAFVTLLILYIVPVVVVQGLANLHQLETWFPFLTGLLNMKIVSTVITGYLPSLIFQLFLLTVPPIMLLLSSMQGFNSHSQIEKSACIKLLIFTVWNSFFTNVLSGSALYRVNVFLEPKTIPRVLAAAVPAQASFFVSYVVTSGWTGLSSEVLRLVPLLWNLINKLFGKEDDKEFEVPSTPFCQEIPKILFFGLLGITYFFLSPLILPFLLGYYCLGYVIYRNQVTEPILLFSIFM
- the LOC104747959 gene encoding CSC1-like protein HYP1; protein product: MLLSALLTSVGINLGLCFLFFTLYSILRKQPANVTVYGPRLVKDGNSQQSNAFNLERLLPTAGWVKRALEPTNDEILSNLGLDALVFVRVFVFSIRVFSFASVVGIFILLPVNYMGTEFEEFFDLPKKSMDNFSISNVNDGSNKLWIHFCAIYIFTAVVCSLLYHEHQYISSKRIAHLYSSKPQPHEFTVLVSGVPLVSGNSISETVENFFREYHSSTYLSHIVVHRTDKLKVLMNDAEKLYKKLTRVKSGSISRRRDGFLGMFGKNVDVVDHYQKKLDKLEDDMRLKQSLLAGEEVPAAFVSFRTRHGAAIATNIQQGLDPTQWLTERAPEPSDVHWPFFTASFVRRWISNVVVLVAFVTLLILYIVPVVVVXN